The proteins below are encoded in one region of Limnohabitans sp. 63ED37-2:
- a CDS encoding M16 family metallopeptidase codes for MKPNFLLGLSLATALLASSLSASAQAPQGQAAPQTSGQAPVASVAQVHTFTLANGMGVWVKPDRRAPTAVHMVWLRVGSMDEVDGTSGVAHVLEHMLFKGTPTLAPGEFSRRVAALGGRENAFTAKDYTGYFQQIPSNQLEVVMRLESDRFANNQWPDAEFAKELEVVKEERRLRTEDNPRAQLHEMLSATALSASPYRRPIVGWMSDLEAMTAQDARDFYRKWYSPANAVVVVAGDVDPLQVKALAEKYYGVIPARAVPERKPREEPAQQGLRRFEFKAPAEQSYVALAFKVPRLASLAASPEHDDALALTVLAAVLDGYSGARLDRALTQGENRLADSAGAYNGLMGRGPQFFYLEGVPAKGQTPEALEAALRAQVQRVATEGVNEAELQRVKTQWVASEIYKLDSVFNQARELGVAWTLGLPPDYGAQLIARLRQVTPAQVQAVAQKYFGDDSLTVAILRPQPLSGQPRARRALPGARH; via the coding sequence ATGAAACCGAACTTTCTATTGGGACTTTCTTTGGCCACAGCCCTGTTGGCCAGTAGCTTGAGCGCCTCGGCGCAGGCCCCACAAGGCCAGGCGGCACCCCAGACCTCAGGCCAGGCCCCAGTGGCCAGCGTGGCTCAGGTCCACACCTTCACCTTGGCCAATGGCATGGGTGTGTGGGTCAAACCCGACCGCCGCGCCCCCACTGCGGTGCACATGGTGTGGCTGCGTGTGGGCTCCATGGACGAGGTGGACGGCACCAGCGGCGTGGCCCATGTGCTTGAGCACATGTTGTTCAAGGGCACGCCCACGTTGGCACCGGGCGAGTTTTCGCGTCGCGTGGCCGCTTTGGGTGGGCGCGAAAACGCCTTCACCGCCAAGGACTACACAGGCTATTTCCAGCAAATTCCGTCGAACCAACTTGAAGTCGTGATGCGTCTGGAGTCAGACCGTTTTGCCAACAACCAGTGGCCCGACGCCGAATTTGCCAAAGAACTCGAGGTGGTGAAAGAAGAACGCCGCCTGCGCACCGAAGACAACCCCCGCGCCCAGTTGCACGAAATGCTCTCAGCCACGGCCTTGTCGGCCTCGCCCTACCGCCGCCCCATCGTCGGCTGGATGAGCGACCTGGAGGCCATGACGGCGCAAGATGCCCGCGACTTTTACCGCAAGTGGTACAGCCCGGCCAACGCGGTGGTGGTGGTGGCAGGCGATGTCGACCCCCTGCAAGTCAAAGCGCTGGCTGAAAAATACTACGGCGTCATCCCCGCCCGCGCCGTGCCGGAGCGCAAACCCCGGGAAGAGCCCGCGCAGCAAGGCCTGCGCCGCTTTGAATTCAAAGCCCCGGCCGAGCAGTCGTATGTGGCCTTGGCCTTCAAGGTGCCGCGTTTGGCGAGCCTCGCGGCCTCGCCCGAGCACGACGATGCCTTGGCCCTGACGGTGCTGGCGGCTGTGCTCGACGGTTACAGCGGTGCCCGTCTGGACCGTGCCCTGACCCAAGGCGAAAACCGCCTGGCCGACAGCGCGGGTGCTTACAACGGCCTCATGGGCCGTGGGCCGCAGTTCTTCTATCTGGAAGGTGTGCCCGCCAAAGGCCAAACCCCTGAAGCCCTGGAAGCGGCCTTGCGGGCGCAGGTGCAGCGCGTGGCCACTGAAGGCGTGAACGAGGCCGAGCTGCAGCGCGTCAAAACCCAATGGGTGGCCAGCGAAATCTACAAACTCGACTCGGTCTTCAACCAAGCCCGCGAGCTGGGCGTGGCCTGGACGCTGGGCTTGCCGCCGGACTACGGGGCGCAGCTGATCGCCCGGTTGCGACAGGTCACGCCCGCTCAGGTGCAGGCAGTGGCGCAAAAGTATTTTGGTGACGACAGCCTCACCGTGGCCATATTGCGGCCTCAGCCTTTGTCGGGCCAGCCCCGGGCGCGTCGCGCCTTGCCCGGCGCGCGCCATTGA
- the ftsY gene encoding signal recognition particle-docking protein FtsY, whose product MFSFFKKKSPPAEVPSAPAAASPAVSPTVSAPLAAQAPAPASTPTSAALSAAEATASAPATRQGWLDRLKAGLRKTGASITTVFTGTRIDDELYEELETALLVADTGVKATEHLLQDLKRRVKDSKATDPSQVKTLLADAITDLLQPLQKPLSIGDHHPTVIMVAGVNGAGKTTSIGKLTKHLADEGLSVLLAAADTFRAAAKEQLAVWATRNTVEIISQQGGDPAAVSFDAVSAGRARGRDVVLVDTAGRLPTQTHLMEELKKIKRVVQKADGTAPHEVLLVIDGNTGQNALAQVKAFDDTLGLTGLIVTKLDGTAKGGVLCAIAREKPIPVYFIGVGEKLEDLETFNAREFAQALLN is encoded by the coding sequence ATGTTCAGTTTCTTCAAAAAAAAATCCCCACCTGCTGAGGTCCCATCGGCCCCAGCGGCAGCCTCACCTGCTGTTTCGCCAACTGTTTCAGCACCCTTGGCCGCACAGGCACCCGCGCCTGCCAGCACCCCCACATCGGCTGCACTGAGCGCTGCAGAAGCAACAGCAAGTGCCCCCGCAACACGCCAAGGCTGGCTCGACCGCCTCAAAGCTGGATTGCGCAAGACCGGCGCCAGCATCACCACCGTTTTCACCGGCACACGCATCGACGACGAGCTCTATGAAGAGCTAGAAACCGCGCTGCTGGTGGCCGACACCGGGGTGAAAGCCACCGAGCACTTGCTGCAAGACCTCAAGCGCCGCGTGAAAGACAGCAAGGCCACAGACCCTTCACAAGTCAAAACCCTGCTGGCCGATGCCATCACCGACTTGCTGCAACCCCTGCAAAAGCCCCTGAGCATTGGCGACCACCACCCCACGGTGATCATGGTGGCGGGCGTCAACGGCGCGGGCAAAACCACCTCGATTGGCAAACTGACCAAGCACCTGGCCGACGAAGGCCTGAGCGTGCTGCTGGCTGCAGCCGACACCTTCCGTGCTGCTGCCAAAGAGCAGCTCGCCGTTTGGGCCACCCGCAACACGGTCGAGATCATCAGCCAGCAAGGCGGCGACCCGGCCGCTGTGAGCTTTGACGCTGTGAGCGCCGGCCGCGCCCGAGGTCGTGATGTGGTGCTGGTGGACACAGCAGGCCGCTTGCCCACCCAAACGCACCTGATGGAAGAGCTGAAAAAAATCAAGCGTGTGGTGCAAAAGGCCGACGGCACTGCCCCCCACGAAGTTCTGCTGGTGATCGATGGCAACACCGGGCAAAACGCACTGGCCCAGGTCAAAGCCTTTGACGACACGCTGGGCCTGACGGGCCTGATCGTGACCAAGCTGGACGGCACTGCCAAGGGTGGCGTGCTGTGTGCCATTGCCCGCGAAAAGCCGATTCCGGTTTACTTCATTGGCGTGGGCGAGAAGCTAGAAGACTTGGAAACCTTCAATGCCCGTGAGTTTGCCCAGGCCCTGTTGAACTGA
- the rpoH gene encoding RNA polymerase sigma factor RpoH yields MNIQTGSPATALALSNPWAVVPSLGHLDAYISAVNRMPMLTLEEEQEAARQLKANDDLEAARKLVLSHLRLVVSVSRQYLGYGLPHGDLIQEGNVGLMKAVKRFDPDQGVRLVSYALHWIKAEIHEYILKNWRMVKVATTKAQRKLFFNLRSMKQGYKADADEGTHRDTLTPDQVDSMANSLNVKREEVCEMEMRMSGGDVLLDPAPSDDGEQAFGPIAYLADVNHEPTAMIEAHQRDVMASDGLASALSVLDDRSRRIVEERWLKVNDNGSGGMTLHDLADEYGVSAERIRQIEVAAMKKMKKALVEFA; encoded by the coding sequence ATGAACATTCAAACTGGTTCCCCCGCCACAGCCCTCGCGCTGAGCAACCCCTGGGCGGTTGTGCCCTCGCTCGGCCACCTGGACGCCTACATTTCTGCGGTCAACCGCATGCCCATGCTCACTCTCGAGGAAGAGCAAGAGGCCGCCCGCCAACTCAAAGCCAACGACGACCTGGAAGCCGCCCGAAAGCTGGTGCTTTCGCACTTGCGCTTGGTGGTTTCGGTGTCGCGCCAGTACCTGGGCTACGGCCTGCCGCACGGCGACCTGATCCAGGAAGGCAATGTGGGCCTGATGAAAGCCGTCAAGCGCTTCGACCCCGATCAAGGCGTGCGCCTGGTCAGCTATGCGCTGCACTGGATCAAGGCCGAGATCCACGAGTACATCCTGAAAAACTGGCGCATGGTCAAGGTGGCCACCACCAAGGCCCAGCGCAAGCTGTTTTTCAACCTGCGCTCGATGAAGCAAGGCTACAAAGCAGATGCCGACGAAGGCACCCACCGCGACACGCTGACGCCCGACCAAGTCGACTCGATGGCCAACAGCCTGAACGTCAAGCGCGAGGAAGTGTGTGAGATGGAAATGCGCATGTCCGGCGGCGATGTGTTGCTGGACCCGGCCCCATCGGACGATGGCGAGCAGGCCTTTGGCCCCATCGCTTACCTGGCCGATGTGAACCACGAACCCACTGCCATGATCGAAGCGCACCAGCGCGATGTGATGGCCAGCGATGGCTTGGCCAGCGCCCTGAGCGTGCTGGACGACCGCAGTCGCCGCATCGTGGAAGAGCGCTGGCTCAAGGTCAACGACAACGGCTCGGGCGGCATGACGCTGCACGACCTGGCCGACGAATACGGCGTGAGCGCCGAGCGCATCCGCCAAATCGAAGTGGCGGCCATGAAGAAAATGAAAAAGGCGCTGGTCGAGTTCGCTTGA